One window of Thiomicrorhabdus lithotrophica genomic DNA carries:
- a CDS encoding chemotaxis protein CheA, producing MDEEILQDFLVEASELVDQLNEQLVDLEQSPTDADLLNAVFRGFHTVKGGAGFLGITPLIEVCHRAENVFDKIRNGDVSYDAVAADVILRAFDVISDSIELLNDGERELPENDPQLLIDLDVLTKGGAAAEPEPVVEEPKVQSGLQLQEGVDPDGDMTDEEFEALLNQRDSSSVQQSSSPSGLSLAEGVDPDGDMTDEEFEALLNQRDSQPAQASPQVIKESNPQPEVVPVAEPKPIVKPKPVENKATKAPAKNNAESTVRVDTKRLDEIMNLVGELVLVRNRLLTLRGPDQNVEDISNAVGNLDHVTTDLQASVMKTRMQPVKKVFGRFPRVVRDLARKLGKEIDLELKGEETDLDKNLVEALADPLVHLVRNSVDHGVEMPDVRMAAGKPKNGTVVLAAQQEGDHILLSITDDGKGMDPELLRRKAVEKGMMDEMTANQLDDKSAFELILSAGFSTAEAISDISGRGVGMDVVKNMITKLNGSIEINSVLGQGTEISIRVPLTLAILPTLMVSFDEDSYAIPLTSVQEIFDYDSSKTNKIDGLMMVRLRERSVPLFFLSEWLAPSSVKDDYRGDKVIIVSVGNQRAGLVVDQVNGQEEVVIKPLGVALKHVNGYAGATITGNGNIALILDLPGVVERFQ from the coding sequence GTGGATGAAGAAATTTTACAAGACTTTTTAGTTGAAGCATCTGAGTTGGTTGATCAACTAAATGAGCAGTTAGTAGATTTAGAGCAATCACCTACTGATGCAGACTTGTTGAATGCCGTGTTTAGGGGGTTTCATACTGTTAAAGGTGGTGCTGGATTTCTTGGTATAACACCACTGATTGAAGTCTGCCATAGAGCTGAAAATGTCTTTGATAAAATTCGTAACGGTGATGTCAGTTACGATGCGGTTGCTGCAGATGTTATTTTGCGCGCTTTTGATGTGATAAGCGATTCAATAGAATTGCTTAATGACGGTGAAAGAGAGCTTCCTGAAAATGATCCACAACTTCTTATTGATCTTGACGTATTAACTAAAGGTGGGGCGGCAGCCGAACCCGAACCTGTTGTCGAAGAGCCTAAAGTGCAAAGTGGTCTTCAATTGCAAGAAGGTGTTGATCCAGATGGCGATATGACAGATGAAGAGTTTGAGGCATTACTCAATCAGCGAGACTCTTCATCGGTTCAACAAAGCTCTTCTCCGTCTGGACTTTCTTTGGCAGAAGGTGTTGATCCAGATGGTGATATGACAGATGAAGAGTTTGAGGCTTTACTTAACCAGCGTGATTCACAGCCAGCACAAGCTTCTCCCCAAGTTATTAAGGAATCTAATCCTCAGCCTGAAGTAGTTCCTGTGGCCGAGCCAAAACCTATTGTCAAACCAAAACCTGTTGAGAATAAGGCTACTAAAGCACCTGCAAAAAACAATGCTGAATCAACTGTTCGAGTTGATACCAAACGTCTAGATGAAATAATGAATCTTGTTGGTGAATTGGTTTTGGTCAGAAACCGTTTACTAACCTTAAGAGGTCCTGATCAGAACGTTGAAGATATTTCAAATGCAGTTGGAAATTTAGATCATGTAACAACGGATTTGCAAGCGTCAGTAATGAAAACTCGCATGCAACCTGTTAAGAAAGTATTTGGACGTTTTCCACGAGTGGTTCGCGACTTGGCAAGAAAGCTTGGAAAAGAGATTGATTTAGAGTTGAAAGGTGAAGAAACCGATTTAGATAAAAACCTTGTTGAAGCTCTAGCAGATCCGTTAGTACATCTAGTCCGAAATTCAGTGGATCATGGGGTTGAAATGCCAGATGTCCGTATGGCAGCAGGAAAGCCTAAGAATGGAACCGTTGTATTAGCTGCACAGCAAGAGGGTGATCACATACTACTTTCGATTACTGATGATGGTAAAGGTATGGATCCTGAGTTGTTGCGCCGCAAAGCGGTTGAAAAAGGCATGATGGATGAAATGACAGCTAATCAACTTGATGATAAGTCAGCGTTTGAATTAATCTTGTCAGCAGGGTTTTCAACAGCAGAAGCCATAAGTGATATCTCTGGGCGTGGTGTAGGGATGGATGTAGTTAAAAATATGATTACCAAGTTAAACGGTAGCATAGAGATTAACTCTGTTCTTGGCCAAGGTACAGAAATAAGTATCCGTGTACCTTTAACATTAGCAATCCTTCCGACTTTAATGGTTTCTTTCGATGAAGATAGTTACGCAATACCATTAACCAGTGTTCAGGAAATTTTTGACTACGATAGTAGTAAAACCAATAAAATTGATGGGCTGATGATGGTAAGGCTAAGAGAAAGAAGTGTCCCTTTGTTTTTCTTGTCAGAGTGGTTAGCGCCAAGTTCGGTTAAAGACGATTACCGAGGCGACAAGGTTATTATCGTCTCTGTCGGTAATCAAAGAGCAGGCCTGGTAGTAGATCAAGTAAATGGCCAGGAAGAGGTTGTTATTAAACCTCTAGGAGTGGCTTTAAAGCACGTTAATGGTTATGCTGGGGCAACGATTACTGGAAATGGTAATATTGCCCTTATTTTAGATTTACCTGGCGTTGTAGAGCGTTTTCAGTAA
- a CDS encoding chemotaxis protein CheW — MSENQREIANMDKNLDAIQEHIEQSETVEDQVLSFVLGNEEYGVDILRVQEIKGWEKTTAIPNTPDYVMGVINLRGSVVPIVDLRVRFGLENLTYNDSTVVIIVRSEDSTGNQKIIGLVVDGVSDVYSLNDSQLQPSPEMSGTVHTEYVNGLATVADKMVIVLHVDQLINDGILASIKKALNIE; from the coding sequence ATGTCAGAAAATCAAAGAGAGATAGCCAACATGGACAAAAACTTGGATGCTATTCAAGAACATATTGAACAAAGCGAAACGGTTGAAGACCAAGTATTAAGCTTTGTTTTAGGCAATGAAGAATATGGTGTGGATATCTTGAGAGTTCAAGAGATTAAGGGCTGGGAGAAAACCACAGCTATACCTAACACTCCTGACTACGTCATGGGTGTAATCAACTTAAGAGGTTCAGTTGTTCCTATTGTTGATTTAAGAGTTCGTTTTGGGTTAGAAAATCTGACTTATAACGATTCTACCGTTGTCATCATTGTTCGTTCAGAAGACAGCACAGGCAACCAAAAAATCATTGGTCTTGTTGTTGACGGTGTATCAGATGTTTATTCATTAAACGATAGTCAACTTCAACCCTCGCCTGAGATGTCAGGTACTGTTCATACCGAGTATGTAAATGGCTTGGCTACGGTTGCTGACAAAATGGTTATTGTTCTGCACGTTGATCAATTAATTAACGATGGTATTCTTGCTTCAATTAAAAAAGCCTTAAATATCGAATAA
- a CDS encoding protein phosphatase CheZ, with the protein MTFSTKITLDIAQDLVQAIESSDSIKTAEIIDQITQIRESELYQQVSTLTKNLHKTLDELDDTTLLMQTKHDIPDATERLEYVIQTTEEASGKTLDQAEQALQCVDKVKDLMDSELTESIQQSLDIELNKISEKLTEIMLAQSFQDLTGQVLNRVIFIISSLEQSLIQLIENSGHDYHSIPARAESDENKKASEMKGVGPNVTQKSKQDIVESQDDIDDLLSDLGI; encoded by the coding sequence ATGACATTCTCTACGAAAATTACACTCGATATCGCTCAGGATTTAGTCCAAGCAATTGAATCTTCAGATAGTATTAAAACCGCTGAAATAATTGATCAAATTACTCAAATAAGAGAATCAGAGCTCTATCAGCAAGTAAGTACTTTAACCAAGAATTTACATAAAACATTAGATGAACTAGATGACACGACTCTTCTTATGCAGACAAAGCATGACATTCCTGATGCAACCGAACGTTTAGAATACGTCATTCAAACAACAGAAGAAGCGAGCGGTAAAACGTTGGATCAAGCTGAGCAGGCTTTGCAATGTGTTGATAAAGTGAAAGATTTAATGGACTCTGAATTAACTGAAAGCATACAGCAATCACTTGATATCGAACTTAATAAAATTTCAGAGAAATTAACAGAGATTATGTTGGCACAATCTTTTCAAGATTTAACAGGACAAGTTTTGAATCGGGTAATTTTTATTATCAGCTCTCTTGAGCAAAGTCTGATTCAATTGATTGAAAATTCTGGTCATGACTACCATTCCATTCCAGCCAGAGCGGAAAGTGATGAAAATAAAAAAGCATCTGAAATGAAAGGTGTTGGACCAAATGTTACACAGAAGTCTAAGCAAGATATTGTTGAATCCCAAGATGATATTGATGATTTACTGAGTGATTTAGGTATTTAG
- a CDS encoding response regulator, giving the protein MSKILAVDDSKSMRQMVGMSLKSAGHDVTEAEDGAVALEIAKQNQFDLIVTDINMPNMNGIELITALRAMPNFKFTPILCLTTESSGDMKTKGKEAGATGWIVKPFSPEKLLSVISRVL; this is encoded by the coding sequence ATGTCAAAAATCTTAGCTGTTGATGATTCTAAATCTATGAGACAAATGGTAGGCATGTCCCTTAAATCGGCTGGACATGATGTAACTGAAGCTGAAGATGGTGCGGTTGCTCTAGAAATAGCAAAACAGAATCAATTTGACTTGATTGTTACCGATATCAATATGCCTAATATGAATGGTATTGAATTGATTACCGCTTTAAGAGCAATGCCTAACTTTAAGTTTACACCTATTCTTTGCTTAACTACCGAATCATCAGGTGATATGAAAACAAAAGGTAAAGAAGCGGGTGCAACGGGTTGGATTGTTAAACCTTTTAGCCCAGAAAAACTTCTTTCTGTTATTAGTCGAGTGCTTTAA
- a CDS encoding STAS domain-containing protein has translation MSDTIQLPESLTIHQIESHFNDLNKKLNDMSDEIVIEASALETIDTSGLQALLVLVKTASDNGKTVTWQDVPEILTTSAKKIGIDQALAF, from the coding sequence ATGAGCGATACAATTCAACTTCCAGAAAGCTTAACGATTCATCAAATTGAAAGTCATTTTAATGACCTCAACAAAAAACTTAACGATATGAGTGATGAAATAGTTATTGAAGCTTCTGCTCTAGAAACCATTGACACCTCTGGCTTACAAGCACTATTAGTGTTAGTTAAAACCGCTAGCGACAATGGAAAAACGGTTACGTGGCAAGATGTTCCAGAAATATTAACTACCAGTGCTAAAAAAATTGGTATTGACCAAGCGTTAGCCTTTTAA
- a CDS encoding EscU/YscU/HrcU family type III secretion system export apparatus switch protein produces MADTKTLADNFAVSLEYEGSGAPKVTAKGKGYIAQEIIETAKAHNIPIQQDPELINLLSQVELNQEIPEALYEAVAQVLIFAYQVSGKSPPENSSQTSNPLEQTVDTNPKKDR; encoded by the coding sequence ATGGCTGACACTAAAACCTTAGCTGATAACTTTGCTGTTTCACTTGAGTATGAAGGTAGCGGCGCACCAAAAGTTACCGCTAAGGGAAAAGGTTACATTGCACAAGAGATTATTGAAACCGCTAAAGCGCATAACATACCTATACAGCAAGATCCTGAATTAATTAATCTTTTAAGCCAGGTTGAGCTTAACCAAGAGATACCTGAAGCGTTATATGAAGCCGTTGCTCAAGTGTTGATTTTTGCCTACCAAGTAAGTGGTAAATCCCCTCCAGAAAACTCAAGCCAGACTTCTAATCCTTTAGAGCAAACCGTAGATACAAACCCCAAAAAAGACCGCTAA
- a CDS encoding chemotaxis protein CheW produces MELAKKSLSSAGQSMEAMDDEDEYTGPRARCVLFTLDSEIYGIHVKKIREVLRVGKIRDVAGSDYNVLGVINVRGVIVTVIDVRVMFGMPSKEVTDLSRIIIVELDDERTVGMLVDFVMEVKDIPENRFEALSSTKDNASKYIQSIAHFEDNVIILIEVDNMFG; encoded by the coding sequence ATGGAATTAGCTAAAAAATCTTTATCCTCTGCAGGGCAATCTATGGAAGCGATGGATGATGAGGACGAATACACAGGCCCTAGGGCTCGTTGTGTATTGTTTACTCTTGATAGTGAAATATATGGTATCCATGTAAAAAAGATTCGTGAAGTTTTAAGGGTTGGTAAAATTCGAGACGTCGCTGGTTCTGATTACAATGTATTAGGGGTGATTAACGTTAGAGGTGTGATTGTTACGGTTATTGATGTTCGCGTAATGTTTGGCATGCCTTCTAAAGAAGTTACAGATTTATCTCGTATTATTATTGTTGAGCTTGATGACGAACGTACCGTAGGGATGTTAGTAGATTTTGTAATGGAAGTAAAAGATATTCCAGAAAACCGCTTTGAGGCATTATCTTCAACGAAAGATAATGCTTCAAAGTATATTCAAAGCATTGCCCACTTTGAAGATAATGTAATTATTTTAATAGAAGTAGATAATATGTTTGGCTAG
- a CDS encoding response regulator — protein MQIDRDMEILVVDDFSTMRKIVKDLLIELGFSKFDEADDGSSAWPMIQSANYGLIVSDWNMPQMTGIELLKRVRSHSELKETPFLLITAEAQRSQIVEADEAGVDGYIVKPFTAETLHKKIHNIFEQRRARQNG, from the coding sequence ATGCAAATAGATAGAGATATGGAAATACTCGTTGTAGACGATTTTTCGACCATGCGAAAAATTGTAAAGGATTTGCTAATAGAATTAGGCTTTAGTAAATTTGATGAAGCAGACGATGGCTCTTCAGCCTGGCCAATGATTCAATCAGCTAACTACGGCCTTATTGTCAGTGACTGGAATATGCCACAAATGACTGGCATAGAATTATTAAAAAGGGTTAGAAGTCATTCAGAGTTAAAAGAAACACCTTTTTTACTGATAACCGCAGAAGCACAACGATCACAGATTGTAGAGGCAGATGAAGCTGGTGTTGATGGCTATATCGTTAAGCCTTTTACAGCGGAAACATTGCACAAAAAAATTCATAATATTTTTGAACAACGAAGAGCAAGGCAGAATGGATAA